In Flavobacteriales bacterium, the sequence GCCCATTAATGATTAACGCTTTGTTTTCTAAATCTTCAATAACTGTCCCTTTAAAAGCTCCATGTACAGAATCGTTTCTTAATAAAGCAGCTCTTTTGATAATTTGCTCATCTGTTACTGTTCTTAAAACAATTGCTTTTAATAAAAGTTGTTGTCCTTTACCTGCTTGTTTAATTAGTTCCCTTACGACTAAACGTCCAATTCTTCCAAATCCATATAAAACAACATCTTTAGGTTCGAATGTATGTTTGTCTTGACCAATAAAGCTTTCTAATTTTTTCGATAAGAAATCATTGATCGAAGAGTAGCTAGATTTTTCAGCAACATACTCAGCGGTTAATTTTCCTAAATCGATTTTAGAAGGTGCTAAATCTACTTTAATCATTGCAGCAGCTACTTCAGCGGCAGTATGAACATCAATAGGAGTTTTTAAAACCTTATTGGCATAGTTTGAAAATAAATTAATGACTTCAGACAAGCTGATATCAACTAAATGATTTCTGAATAGTACTAATTCAACCCCTTTGTTGAACATTAAATTTCCTACTGAGTTTACTAAGTCTACAGCAGCTTGCTTTTGTTTTACATAATCATTTAAACCTTCTCGGTATCCTGATTTTGTTGCTAAGTTTTCCATTTAATTATGTGTTGTTTAAAAATAAAAAAATCGCCCCGAAAATTCAAGGCGATTCAATGTTTATTATCCTAAATATGCTTTTAATAATTTACTTCTAGAGGTGTGTCTAAGCCTGCGAATAGCTTTTTCCTTTATTTGACGAACACGTTCTCTTGTTAGGTCAAATTTAGCTCCAATTTCTTCAAGCGTTAGACCGTGTTGCATTCCTATACCAAAGAACAGTTGTATGACGTCTTTCTCTCTTTCTGTTAAAGTGGACAAAGAACGTTCAATTTCTCTTTGTAAAGATTCCATCATCAACTCTCTATCAGCATTAGGAGAGTCATTATTAACTAATACATCTAATAATGAATTGTCTTCTCCGTCTACGAAAGGAGCATCTACTGAGATGTGCCTTCCACTAACTTTCATCGTGTCTTTTACCTTGTCTTCTGGAAGGTCAAGAGCTTTTGCTAATTCATCAGCACTTGGAGGACGTTCGTACTCTTGTTCTAATCTAGAAAAAGCTTTGTTGATCTTGTTTAGTGAACCAACTTGGTTTAAAGGTAAACGTACAATTCTAGATTGTTCAGCTAAAGCTTGTAGAATAGACTGACGAATCCACCATACGGCGTAAGAGATGAATTTAAAACCTCTCGTTTCATCAAAACGTTGAGCAGCTTTGATTAATCCTAAATTTCCTTCATTAATTAAATCAGGTAATGTTAACCCTTGGTTTTGATATTGTTTTGATACAGAAACAACGAATCTTAAATTGGCTTTAGTTAATTTTTCTAATGCAGCTTGATCTCCTTGTTTTATTCTTTGAGCTAACTCTACTTCTTCTTCCGCAGTAATCAGATCCTCACGGCCAATTTCTTGTAAGTATTTATCTAGAGATTGGCTTTCTCTATTGGTAATAGATTTGGTTATTTTAAGTTGTCTCATAATCTACTTTATGTATTTTTAAAATTAACTTAATGTTGAGTTAAATTAATTTGGAGTGCAAAAATAAGCTAAAACAAAGTCCATGTCAAGTGTTTTTAGACTATATTTAGGTTATTGTTGAGCAATGTTCATTAAAATTGTTTAAAATCAGGTATTTATAGGTTAAGCGGTTTTATAATCCAAAACCAAAATAACCTTTCATTCCGTTTGGATAGATCCCTTCGACTAGTACCCCGCCTTTTTGATGGTTAAAAAATGCAACAACTTCTTCAGGCCTTTTGACAGGTTTTTGATCAAGGTGAGTAATGATGAACCCTTCAGTTATACCTGCGCTTCTTAATTTTCCTGGTTTAATGTTGGCAACTTTAACCCCATGTTTAATTTTCAAGTCTTTTAGCTCTCCAGCAGTGAGTCTTCTAAAAGAAGCTCCTAATGAAGCGTATTTGTTTTCTTCTTCTTTTTTGATAACATTTGTTTTTCCCTCTTTGTTTCTTAATTCAAGCGTGTAAACAGACTCCGTGTCATTTCTTCGAACGGTTAAGTTGACTTTGTCTCCAGGTCTAAATTTACCAATTTGTTCTTGCAATTGAGGTACATTGTTGACTTCAACGTTACCAACCTTTAGGATGATGTCATTTTCTTGAATCCCTGCTAGTTGTGCTGCTCCATCTTCAGCAATTCCATTAACCATTACTCCTTTTAGATCTTTTAGTCCCAATTCATCGACTAATTTTTGGTTTACGTTCTCGATGCTAACTCCAATAAAAGCACGTTGAACAATTCCATAAGTTAACAAGTCTTCTGTTACTTTTTTAGCGATATTAGAAGGAACTGCAAAAGAGTACCCTGTGTATGATCCCGTTTTTGAGGCAATGGCAGTGTTAATTCCCACAAGTTCTCCATTAGGATTGACTAAAGCACCTCCACTGTTTCCTGGGTTAACTGCTGCATCTGTCTGTATAAATGATTCGAGAGGAAAAACCTCTTCTCTTGAGTTTCCTCGAAGTAGGTTGATATTCCTTGCTTTAGCACTAACTATTCCCGCAGTAACAGTAGAGGTCAAATTAAATGGGTTTCCAACAGCTAAAACCCACTCTCCAACCTTTACATTGTCTGAATTAGCAAAAGTTGTAAATGGAAAATCTTTTTCTCCTTCAATTTTTATTAATGCTAAATCAGTGCTTGGATCTGTTCCAATGACTTTTGCAGTAAAAGTTCGTTCATCATTCATTGATACTTCAACCTTATCAGCATCTTCAATCACATGATTATTCGTGACAATGTATCCGTCTTTAGAGATAATAACTCCTGAACCTGTAGCAATCATAGGCCTTGATCCTCGACTTCCTCTAGGTCCCCAAAAGAAATCTAAATAAGGATCATTCGAATACGTTTGGTTATACTCAGTTTTAATATGTACAACTGAGTTCACTGTTTTTTCTGCGGCAAATGTAAAATCTTTGACGTCGTTTGGAATAAGGTTGTTGTAGCTTACTGGAGCCGCAGTAAAAGTAGTTGTAGGCTCTTTTTCCAAGTGCTCAGTAAGTTTCTTTTGAGGTGAGGTTTCAAAAATATTGGCTAACCCAAAACTAAAAACACCACCAATAATCCCTGCTCCTATAAATTTTATTGTATTATTCATAATTCGTTCTATTTTGAATCAAAATTATTATCGATGTAAAGATAACGGAGTCCAAGCTTTTTTGTTTCAACCCCCGCTGTTAAAAAAGGTTAATAAGTTTTAACAAACAAAATTCGAATTCGGAGGACGTTCCTTAATGATATAGTGATAATTTACAGTGTAAAACCTGATATATATCTTGTTTGTCTGAAGATATAATCAGTTCTTAATGATTAATTTTGCTGAGTTTAAAGAAGTTTTGAATCAGGCTTATGAGGTTGTTTTTTTATACTTTTAGTTTAGTGTTGTTGGTTTATTCTTGTGGAGAGAATAGGGGTGAAATAAAAGGAAATAAAGAACTCTCATTTTACTTGGGTGAATTGAAGAGGAATAATTCGGAGAATAATGATTCGTTAATGCTTGTTTCGGAGGAGCTTTTGAATCGTTTCCCTCAAGATAAAGCGGGTGTTTCAGTTAAATTGGGGAATCTATTCTATGCTAAGTCTAAGCTCTATTTAAGTCAATATTATTTTAAATATGCTGCTGATATCTATAAAGAGCAGGAGGAAGAGGAACTTTATGCAGAGCAACTGACTAATATTGGTGTACTAAACGAAGTTACAGGAGATTACACTGCTTCAATAGCATATTACTTCGAAGCATTATCCATTTTTAAACGGCTAAAACTGGAACTAAAAACATCTTATATCTATAATAATTTAGGGATTGTTTATCAACAGCTTAAAGAGAAAGATAAATCTCTAATGTACTATAAAAAAGGGCTGGAGGTTGTTTTAGATTTAGGAAGAAAAGATTTAAGTGCTTCTAAATACAATAATATAGCTTCTCTTTTCGAAGAGTTTGATGGTGAATTGGACTCTGCTTTAGTCTATTATCATAAGGCTTATAAAGCAGCTGTGTTGGATTCTAATTTCTTAACTATATCTGCTATTGAAGCAAACATTGCTAATGTTTATATTAGAATGGGAGAATTAGAAAAAGCAGACTCATTGCTGAGTAATGCTTTGCTAAAGAGTGAATTGAATCATAATAATAGAACGATTAATTTAATCAATCGTTTTAAAGCGGAATTGTTACTAAAAAAAGGGAACTACGTTGAAGCGGATGCTTTTGCTCAAAAAACGATTGCATTAGCTCAACAAGAATCGTATAAAGAAATTGAAATAGAAGGAATGCTAATCTTAATAGAGTCTTTGGTCAAACAAGGGGATTATGAGAAAGCATTTAATTTACTCATTCATAAAAATCAATTGGAATCTGAATTGGCAGGAGAAAAACAGAAAGAAAGAGTTGAGCAGCTAAATATAAGGTATGATGTACAGGAGAAAGATAATAAAATTCAAATGCTTGAACTGCGTAAAAAGATAATGGTTAGGAGGGGCTGGATTACTGCTTTTATCGTAGTTGCTTTGTTTATTATTTTGTCCATTTCTCTGTATGTTATCTATTTAAAAAACAAACATTCTGTTTTGTTAATTAAGCAAATGCAAAGAGATATTGCCGATTATATTCATCAATTACATCAAGCTGAAGAGGAATTGCAAGAAAATGAATTGTCTCAGAATGAATTGTTGTCCTTAAAAATCAAAAAATTTAACCTTACTGAAAGAGAGGAAGAAGTTTTAATTCTTATTTCTAAAGGATTAACAAATACTGAAATTGCGGCGGAAATGTTTGTCTCTATAAATACCATTAAAACTCATGTCAAAAATTTGTTTATAAAATTAGATGTGAGAAATCGAATTGAAGCTGCTAATAAAGCAAAAGCATTATAAAAAACGCTTAAATCCCTTGTTTTTACTCAATATCACCCTTTAGGGTGAAACAACTAAGCTTACCCAAAACTACCTTTATGACAGTTAAATATTAACAGACATAAAGATATTGAGATGAAAAAAAGTATAGGAATTTTAGTTGCTCTATTAGGGGTTTTTGGTTGTTATGGTAGTGAGATTATGTTGGGGAGTTTACCCCAAAACGTAAAAGATTCTACCTTAAAAAGATATGAAATCAAATCAGGTAGTGTTCAATATGAATCTATTATTGAGGGAAAAGTGTTTGGTGCTACGGTAAAAGGGGCAGGAACAGGGACGCTATATTTTAAAGATTGGGGGGCTGTTGAATTGGTTGAAGAGAAAGAGTCAAGAACGACGGTTACGAAGCTTTTTGGTAAAGCATCTTCTCAAGAGGAAACAATACACAACCTAAGCAAATTAGATCATGGTAAAGCATTCTATGTTGATTTTGAAAAAAAAGAAATCAGGTCTCAAAATGATTTCGCAATGGAGTCTATTCAATCTGTTGGTAATGGCGATGCTAATCAATTTGGAAAAGAGATGTTTACATCAATGGGGGGAGAAAAAATAGGAGAAGAAGATATTTTAGGGTTTAAGTGTGAGATCTGGTCGTTGATGGGGACTAAGCAATGGTTGTATAAAGGAGTGGTGTTGAAAATTGAGGCTTCTATAATGGGGGTGAAAACGACTAAGATAGCTGTTTCTGCGGAGTTTAATAAATCAATAGATGAGCACTACTTTGAGTTGCCAAACTTTAAAATCGTGGAGTCGAAATAAGTGAAGAAAAACGAATAACTAATATTAAAATTTTATGAAAAAAATAACTACATTTTTAAGTGTAGCATTTATAGGGGTATCTATGAATGCACAGATTGAGCCTACTGATACTGATGGGAATGGCTTTCGAAATGTTTCAACTTTAGAGCATCTAAGGTGGATTTCAGAGAATGGAAGCTCATGGTCTTCAAGTTTTGAACTAGATAATGATATCAATGCTTCAGCAACAAGTAGTTGGAGTTATTACAACGATGTTTTAGGCTTTAAACCTATAGGGTCGGGATTTTTAAGCAATTTTGATGGGGTTTTTGATGGTAGAGGTTACTCTATTTCAGGTCTATATGTCAATAGTCAGGTGCCAGGTACACAAGTAGGTTTGTTTTCTACAACAAATAATGCCACTATCCAAAATTTAAACCTGGAAAATTGTCATGTTGAATCAGATAATTTTAGTGCTGGTCTATTAGTTGGGAGAGCTCAAAATACAACAATCAATAACTGTTCTGTTAATGGAACCGTTAATGGAGGAGAAAAAGTAGGAGGGCTAGTGGGAAGTGCAATAGCAACTACAATTAACAATTGTTTGGCAACAGTAAATATCCCTAGCGTGAATAATTATGTTGGTGGTCTTGTTGGGGAATTAAAGTCTGGGTCTTTAGTGAGTAACTCTAATTCTTCTGGTGTAGTTGCTGGAAATGATGATGTAGGAGGGTTGGTTGGTTATTCAGGCAATAGTGCAATTGAAAATTCTTATACTTCGGTAAATGTTTCTAGCGATAAACAAGACGTTGGAGGTTTTATAGGTTATAATTACCAAACTTCAATAAGTGAGTCTTATAGTACAGGGTTGGTTACATTAACAGGGCAGTCGTCAACGAAGTCTGGAGGTTTTGTAGGGTATAACAATTTGGGTACAATTACTTTATGTTATTCATTAGGAACTGTGAGTAGTGAAGATACCGAAGTTGGAGGTTTTGTAGGGTATAATGAAGGGACAATAGCAAAAAGTTATGTGTTTGCCAATGTTATAGGTAAAGCTACAGTTGGAGGTTTTGTTGGCGAAAATGTAGGAACGG encodes:
- a CDS encoding T9SS type A sorting domain-containing protein, whose amino-acid sequence is MKKITTFLSVAFIGVSMNAQIEPTDTDGNGFRNVSTLEHLRWISENGSSWSSSFELDNDINASATSSWSYYNDVLGFKPIGSGFLSNFDGVFDGRGYSISGLYVNSQVPGTQVGLFSTTNNATIQNLNLENCHVESDNFSAGLLVGRAQNTTINNCSVNGTVNGGEKVGGLVGSAIATTINNCLATVNIPSVNNYVGGLVGELKSGSLVSNSNSSGVVAGNDDVGGLVGYSGNSAIENSYTSVNVSSDKQDVGGFIGYNYQTSISESYSTGLVTLTGQSSTKSGGFVGYNNLGTITLCYSLGTVSSEDTEVGGFVGYNEGTIAKSYVFANVIGKATVGGFVGENVGTGIIQNCYSRGAVTATGAGHVYLGGFAGSNNFQGELVNCYATGYVSAPHTSFTDIGGFVGDNNTSAPQSYRGVVTDCYWDNMTSGMSVSDGATGESTSNMKQQSTYTNWDFNSVWTINESFNNGYPYLNLYTVGIKQNELAAFNVYPNPVKDRLVVDAETDVYKISIVDLRGSVVLQNIDVNVSYIDVSNLIPGVYLVQINDQQLTKKIIKQ
- a CDS encoding tetratricopeptide repeat protein; translated protein: MRLFFYTFSLVLLVYSCGENRGEIKGNKELSFYLGELKRNNSENNDSLMLVSEELLNRFPQDKAGVSVKLGNLFYAKSKLYLSQYYFKYAADIYKEQEEEELYAEQLTNIGVLNEVTGDYTASIAYYFEALSIFKRLKLELKTSYIYNNLGIVYQQLKEKDKSLMYYKKGLEVVLDLGRKDLSASKYNNIASLFEEFDGELDSALVYYHKAYKAAVLDSNFLTISAIEANIANVYIRMGELEKADSLLSNALLKSELNHNNRTINLINRFKAELLLKKGNYVEADAFAQKTIALAQQESYKEIEIEGMLILIESLVKQGDYEKAFNLLIHKNQLESELAGEKQKERVEQLNIRYDVQEKDNKIQMLELRKKIMVRRGWITAFIVVALFIILSISLYVIYLKNKHSVLLIKQMQRDIADYIHQLHQAEEELQENELSQNELLSLKIKKFNLTEREEEVLILISKGLTNTEIAAEMFVSINTIKTHVKNLFIKLDVRNRIEAANKAKAL
- a CDS encoding RNA polymerase sigma factor RpoD/SigA, with amino-acid sequence MRQLKITKSITNRESQSLDKYLQEIGREDLITAEEEVELAQRIKQGDQAALEKLTKANLRFVVSVSKQYQNQGLTLPDLINEGNLGLIKAAQRFDETRGFKFISYAVWWIRQSILQALAEQSRIVRLPLNQVGSLNKINKAFSRLEQEYERPPSADELAKALDLPEDKVKDTMKVSGRHISVDAPFVDGEDNSLLDVLVNNDSPNADRELMMESLQREIERSLSTLTEREKDVIQLFFGIGMQHGLTLEEIGAKFDLTRERVRQIKEKAIRRLRHTSRSKLLKAYLG
- a CDS encoding trypsin-like peptidase domain-containing protein yields the protein MNNTIKFIGAGIIGGVFSFGLANIFETSPQKKLTEHLEKEPTTTFTAAPVSYNNLIPNDVKDFTFAAEKTVNSVVHIKTEYNQTYSNDPYLDFFWGPRGSRGSRPMIATGSGVIISKDGYIVTNNHVIEDADKVEVSMNDERTFTAKVIGTDPSTDLALIKIEGEKDFPFTTFANSDNVKVGEWVLAVGNPFNLTSTVTAGIVSAKARNINLLRGNSREEVFPLESFIQTDAAVNPGNSGGALVNPNGELVGINTAIASKTGSYTGYSFAVPSNIAKKVTEDLLTYGIVQRAFIGVSIENVNQKLVDELGLKDLKGVMVNGIAEDGAAQLAGIQENDIILKVGNVEVNNVPQLQEQIGKFRPGDKVNLTVRRNDTESVYTLELRNKEGKTNVIKKEEENKYASLGASFRRLTAGELKDLKIKHGVKVANIKPGKLRSAGITEGFIITHLDQKPVKRPEEVVAFFNHQKGGVLVEGIYPNGMKGYFGFGL